In Halobaculum rubrum, the following are encoded in one genomic region:
- a CDS encoding universal stress protein gives MSRRVLVPLDQSEQSTEALDHALEVHEGATLVLVNVVDPTRWVSAGDGEGMDPYYSKELEESAKDASDELLESSAERARDRGVAVETVRLVGGPAKSILEYLEDEGDDIDQVVMGSHGRRGISRMLMGSVAEKVTRRSPVPVTVVR, from the coding sequence ATGTCACGACGCGTACTGGTTCCGCTCGATCAGTCCGAGCAGTCCACGGAGGCCCTCGATCACGCGCTGGAGGTTCATGAAGGGGCGACGCTCGTCCTCGTCAACGTCGTCGACCCCACCCGGTGGGTGTCCGCCGGCGACGGCGAGGGGATGGACCCGTACTACTCGAAGGAGTTGGAGGAGTCGGCGAAGGACGCGAGCGACGAACTGCTGGAGTCGTCCGCCGAGCGCGCCCGCGACCGCGGCGTCGCCGTGGAGACGGTCCGACTCGTCGGCGGGCCCGCGAAGTCCATCCTCGAGTACCTCGAGGACGAGGGCGACGACATCGACCAGGTGGTGATGGGGAGCCACGGCCGGAGGGGGATCTCCCGGATGCTCATGGGCAGCGTCGCCGAGAAGGTGACGCGACGGTCGCCGGTTCCGGTGACGGTCGTCCGCTGA
- a CDS encoding cold-shock protein yields the protein MANGKVDFFNDTGGYGFISTEDEDDDVFFHMEDVGGPDLTEGEEIEFDIEQAPKGPRATNVVRN from the coding sequence ATGGCAAACGGAAAGGTTGATTTCTTCAACGACACTGGCGGCTACGGTTTCATTTCTACCGAGGACGAGGACGACGACGTGTTCTTCCACATGGAGGACGTTGGCGGTCCGGATCTGACGGAGGGTGAGGAGATAGAGTTCGACATCGAACAGGCCCCGAAGGGCCCGCGCGCGACGAACGTCGTCCGCAACTAA
- a CDS encoding carotenoid oxygenase family protein translates to MTAHPGFHSLHEETVETLPVEGSIPDWLVGSLIRNGPGAFSFPDGSAVDHWFDGLAMLYRFTFDPGNRGGGVADEDAGGAGRVDGDAVHYRNRFLRTDAYEAARAGAFDGGFATGETTLRSRLLTFLREPYDNTNIVAERVGDDYLALTESPRRVRVDPNSLDVLGHDEYEGDAPTGQLACAHLKRDPATGTLVNVETAFGRTSRYHVHALTPDGERRHVGSVETEKPAYLHSFALTPRYVVIAEFPLRLDPLRLFKPGRQAPFIEQFEWEPDRGTRVIVLERTTGEVVADPVTDAVFGFHHVNAFERDGGREVVFDLETVPDATAIDSLYLDRLRAGSFGALGAQVDRFVVDLGSATGTGRYRAGDASVSRETLYDGGTALPTVSPARWCRRHRYVYAMRTDRPVNEWARGVLKLDTETGETVEFGDGGYFGEPIFVPNPAGDAEDDGVVLVVTLEAGSDASSLVILDGESFTERARARLPHAVPFDFHGRYFPEVRAQRAGEE, encoded by the coding sequence GTGACCGCTCATCCCGGCTTCCACTCGCTCCACGAGGAGACCGTCGAGACGCTCCCGGTCGAGGGCTCGATCCCCGACTGGCTCGTGGGCAGCCTGATCCGGAACGGCCCGGGCGCGTTCTCGTTCCCCGACGGCAGCGCCGTGGACCACTGGTTCGACGGGTTGGCGATGCTGTATCGGTTCACGTTCGACCCCGGCAACCGGGGCGGAGGCGTCGCCGACGAGGACGCCGGCGGCGCCGGACGCGTCGACGGCGACGCGGTCCACTACCGCAACCGCTTCCTCCGCACCGACGCCTACGAGGCCGCCCGTGCGGGCGCGTTCGACGGCGGCTTCGCGACCGGCGAGACGACCCTGCGCTCGCGCCTGCTCACCTTCCTCCGGGAGCCGTACGACAACACGAACATCGTGGCCGAGCGCGTCGGCGACGACTACCTCGCGCTCACCGAGTCGCCCCGGCGGGTCCGGGTCGACCCGAACTCTCTCGACGTCCTCGGGCACGACGAGTACGAGGGGGACGCGCCGACGGGCCAACTGGCCTGCGCGCACCTCAAGCGCGACCCGGCGACCGGCACCCTCGTCAACGTCGAGACGGCGTTCGGACGCACGAGCCGGTACCACGTCCACGCGTTGACGCCCGACGGCGAGCGTCGCCACGTCGGCAGCGTCGAGACGGAGAAGCCGGCGTACCTCCACAGCTTCGCGCTCACGCCGCGGTACGTCGTGATCGCGGAGTTCCCGCTCCGGCTCGACCCCCTCCGGCTGTTCAAACCCGGCAGGCAGGCGCCGTTCATCGAGCAGTTCGAGTGGGAGCCCGACCGCGGAACGCGGGTGATCGTGCTGGAGCGCACCACCGGCGAGGTGGTCGCCGACCCGGTGACGGACGCCGTCTTCGGCTTCCACCACGTGAACGCCTTCGAGCGCGACGGCGGCCGGGAGGTCGTCTTCGATCTGGAGACGGTCCCGGACGCGACGGCCATCGACTCGCTGTACCTCGACCGGCTCCGCGCGGGGAGTTTCGGCGCCCTCGGCGCGCAGGTGGACCGCTTCGTCGTCGACCTCGGGAGCGCGACCGGGACGGGGCGCTACCGCGCCGGCGACGCGAGCGTGAGCCGCGAGACGCTGTACGACGGCGGCACGGCGCTGCCGACGGTGTCGCCCGCGCGGTGGTGCCGGCGCCACCGCTACGTCTACGCGATGCGCACCGACCGGCCCGTGAACGAGTGGGCAAGGGGGGTCCTGAAACTGGACACGGAAACCGGCGAGACGGTCGAGTTCGGCGACGGCGGCTACTTCGGCGAGCCGATCTTCGTGCCGAACCCCGCGGGCGACGCCGAGGACGACGGCGTCGTGCTCGTGGTGACGCTGGAGGCGGGTTCCGACGCGTCGTCGCTGGTGATACTGGACGGCGAATCGTTCACGGAGCGGGCCAGGGCGCGACTCCCGCACGCCGTCCCCTTCGACTTCCACGGGCGCTACTTCCCGGAGGTGAGGGCGCAACGGGCGGGAGAGGAGTGA
- the crcB gene encoding fluoride efflux transporter CrcB produces the protein MSAAPLAGVFDPALVAVGGAVGAVARHLLGSAVDREEFPLGTLTVNVLGSFLLGLLVFWPVGGDALLLAGTGACGAFTTFSSFSVSTVQLWERGHRSRAALFVAANTLLSGGGVGLAAVVAAVAGVA, from the coding sequence GTGTCCGCAGCACCGCTCGCGGGCGTATTCGACCCCGCGCTCGTCGCGGTCGGCGGCGCGGTCGGGGCCGTCGCGCGCCACCTGCTCGGGTCGGCGGTCGACCGCGAGGAGTTCCCGCTGGGGACGCTGACGGTGAACGTCCTCGGGAGTTTCCTGCTCGGGCTGCTCGTCTTCTGGCCCGTCGGCGGCGACGCGCTGCTGCTGGCGGGAACCGGCGCCTGCGGCGCGTTTACCACCTTCTCGTCGTTCTCGGTGTCGACGGTGCAGTTGTGGGAGCGGGGCCACCGGAGCCGGGCCGCGCTGTTCGTCGCCGCCAACACCCTGCTCTCGGGCGGCGGAGTCGGGCTCGCCGCCGTCGTGGCCGCCGTCGCCGGCGTGGCGTGA
- a CDS encoding fluoride efflux transporter FluC — protein MSRDLRAFALTLALVAGGGAVGASARHAVGTALPGLRGTLAANVSGSLLLGFLLYEALRTDRLGDRTRTLLATGVLSSYTTYSTFVVETARAEPLVGVAYLLASYGLGFAAALLGRDLAARVDPRDDREVGA, from the coding sequence ATGTCGCGGGATCTCCGGGCGTTCGCGCTCACGCTCGCGCTCGTTGCGGGCGGCGGCGCCGTCGGCGCATCGGCGCGTCACGCGGTCGGGACGGCGCTTCCCGGGCTCCGGGGGACGCTCGCGGCGAACGTTTCGGGCAGCCTGCTGCTCGGGTTCCTGCTGTACGAGGCGCTTCGCACCGACCGGCTGGGCGACCGCACGCGGACGCTGCTCGCGACGGGGGTGCTCTCCTCGTACACCACCTACAGCACCTTCGTCGTCGAAACCGCTCGGGCGGAGCCGCTCGTCGGCGTCGCGTACCTCCTCGCCAGCTACGGGCTCGGCTTCGCGGCCGCGCTCCTGGGGCGCGACCTCGCCGCCCGCGTCGATCCGCGGGACGACCGGGAGGTGGGAGCGTGA